The Rhodococcus sp. ABRD24 genome contains the following window.
GCCGTCCGCGGCCTGCGGCTCGTCCGCGGCGGAACCGCAGCCGGCGAGGAGCAGGGCAATCCCCGTCAACGCTCCCACCAGCTTGATCGGCACGAAGCGGACTGTACCGGCTATGACGCGGTCGGGGCAGGCATCACGGCGTCCGCTTTCGATGCGGTCAGGCCCACATCGAGTTGCGCCGCCCAGCACCGCACGATCTCGCCGCGGCGCCTCGAGTCATCGGTGAGAAGGTCTGCCAGTCCGAGCCCTCGCGCGAGGTCGAGGGTGGCCTGGACGAGGCCGCGGACGACGGGATCCGAGTCGTCCACACCGAGGCTCTCGACGGCGGTGCGGTGGGCCACCCGCCCGAAGCGCTCCTCGAGTGGGACCACCCGCGCGCGCAGCTCGGGATCGGCGGCCGCGGCCGCCCACACCTGCAATGCCGCCTTGAACAGGGTTCCTGTGTAGTAGTCGACGAGCCGCATCACCACCGCCTC
Protein-coding sequences here:
- a CDS encoding TetR/AcrR family transcriptional regulator yields the protein MRAPQQDRSRLTRQRLLEAAVDCLAELGWSATTVGLVAQRAGVSRGATQHHFPTREDLITAALEFMFDGRMEQARREATELPDGEGRTEAVVMRLVDYYTGTLFKAALQVWAAAAADPELRARVVPLEERFGRVAHRTAVESLGVDDSDPVVRGLVQATLDLARGLGLADLLTDDSRRRGEIVRCWAAQLDVGLTASKADAVMPAPTAS